A stretch of the Musa acuminata AAA Group cultivar baxijiao chromosome BXJ2-7, Cavendish_Baxijiao_AAA, whole genome shotgun sequence genome encodes the following:
- the LOC103993073 gene encoding protein OBERON 2, whose product MDDGSNCHPSPVKENRLVAVPVVAGSSGLGLPYAPEDWPCPGDRWRWKVGSRKSSSGHWVDRYLYAPPTCPKSGGRRHGNGFPSRVSVEEYIRKEFPDADVNAFFSSFIWRVPCADFTPQKENDNYACSYSRSFDTNERTKCELAIGPGDCKAGNVMCSLQGKVKTNTSSAKDCDICCSEVGFCHDCCCILCCKTVDWAYEGYGFIRCEASVDEQYICGHVAHVECALRSYMAGTVGGSIGLDVEYYCRRCDNKTDLMPHVTKLLKVCESVDSKEDMEKILNLGFCILRGSEQERAKNLQNHIRFAIAKLKRGVPLDEIWKVEDSITILPAGDMHHNGNEIAVLGAMDTRTEETRDVCRHKVELLKKIEAADCRAQSYITSDYNSVSVKLEGEIDQVLRQLKRSQEMEYRIAEQKLYVQKDYLLSLYRQLDYERAELENPAPSPVAGDCDALLTNVLHRVDQIKHEEEKLREMMKIASGFGQTPKSVIGDHYGLVIND is encoded by the exons ATGGACGATGGAAGCAATTGTCATCCGTCACCTGTAAAGGAAAACCGCCTCGTTGCAGTGCCTGTCGTCGCTGGTTCATCCGGTTTAGGTTTGCCTTATGCACCTGAAGATTGGCCGTGTCCTGGAGATCGATGGCGCTGGAAGGTAGGCAGCAGAAAGTCTAGCTCTGGCCATTGGGTCGATAGGTATCTCTATGCTCCTCCCACATGTCCAAAATCTGGTGGTAGGAGACATGGAAACGGATTTCCTAGCAGGGTATCAGTCGAAGAATATATTCGGAAGGAATTTCCTGACGCTGATGTCAATGCATTCTTTTCTTCGTTTATCTGGCGGGTTCCTTGTGCAGATTTCACCCCCCAAAAAG AGAATGATAACTATGCCTGCTCATATTCCAGAAGTTTTGATACCAATGAACGAACCAAATGTGAATTGGCAATTGGGCCTGGTGATTGTAAAGCTGGAAATGTGATGTGCAGCTTACAGGGCAAAGTAAAAACCAACACTTCATCAGCCAAGGATTGTGATATCTGCTGCAGTGAAGTTGGTTTCTGTCACGACTGTTGTTGTATCCTGTGCTGCAAAACTGTTGATTGGGCATATGAAGGTTATGGTTTCATTAGATGTGAAGCAAGCGTGGATGAGCAATACATATGTGGGCACGTGGCACATGTGGAATGTGCTCTTCGTTCTTACATGGCTGGGACTGTTGGAGGAAGCATTGGTTTAGATGTGGAATATTACTGTAGACGATGTGATAATAAAACTGACCTAATGCCTCATGTGACCAAGCTTTTAAAAGTTTGTGAATCTGTTGATTCCAAGGAAGACATGGAAAAAATTCTGAATTTGGGTTTTTGTATCTTGCGTGGCTCTGAACAGGAAAGAGCTAAGAATTTGCAGAATCATATTCGATTCGCCATTGCTAAG CTTAAACGTGGAGTTCCTCTTGATGAAATCTGGAAAGTGGAAGATAGCATCACAATACTTCCTGCAG GAGATATGCATCATAACGGAAATGAGATAGCAGTTTTAGGGGCAATGGACACCAGAACAGAAGAAACTAGAGATGTTTGCAGACACAAAGTTGAACTCTTGAAGAAAATAGAAGCAGCTGATTGCAGAGCTCAGAGCTATATAACATCAGACTACAATAGTGTATCTGTGAAGCTTGAAGGTGAAATCGATCAGGTTCTTCGACAGCTGAAAAGATCGCAGGAAATGGAATACAGGATTGCAGAACAAAAACTGTATGTTCAGAAGGATTATCTTCTCAGCTTGTATCGACAGCTTGACTATGAAAGAGCTGAACTTGAAAATCCTGCGCCTTCACCCGTTGCTGGTGATTGTGATGCTCTTCTAACTAATGTCCTGCACCGAGTGGACCAAATAAAGCATGAGGAAGAAAAACTGAGGGAAATGATGAAAATTGCCAGTGGATTTGGGCAAACACCTAAAAGTGTTATTGGAGATCACTATGGGCTAGTCATCAATGATTAG